Proteins encoded within one genomic window of Panicum virgatum strain AP13 chromosome 1N, P.virgatum_v5, whole genome shotgun sequence:
- the LOC120654963 gene encoding TBCC domain-containing protein 1-like — protein MADETLDPPPDAAPSTTPPPATPAALLRPRREAFEHGLLPIPKLIFPEGTLAQTLAQLKEKLAAAASPGGRVGAAALAEALQIPQEQAALALGTLAAVLPAEDPALGDGAGDAAGADIRDVLLFLYIQSYKRLVPRSAHKDSPAVADVWPSTSAFDGYLSALSPIQLVRSNSRRFMPSQADEEIHQLSYLQKHMANILTLLADSVEGEGDDSLVLTMESFEHLGFLVQFSEGTSLSQAATFFANSDPDMPAAPVPAAQVLDWMSQNIASSLENSAERSAVKESNQQTVSDLDVTMAEANTSHARSSTPSSNPAYYRNVTFVEGFSKTSVVKHASDVKGNSIKVLNCHDSVIYILAPVKYATVYGCSDATIVLGAVGKVVKVEHCERVHIIAAAKRICIANCRECIFYLGVNHQPLILGDNHKLQVAPFNTCYPQLQDHLMQVGVDPSVNKWDQPFVLGVIDPHDSLSHPAGVSDVKAESASCLDPDLFTNFLIPSWFGDERQEPTSCNPFPLPEIYGAFQSKKRSTLEDIQKTIRELQLDENRKREFATALHAQFKDWLYASGNIRQLYCLQGD, from the exons ATGGCCGACGAGACCCTCGACCCGCCGCCGGACGCGGCCCCGTCGACGacgccgcctcccgccacccCCGCGGCGCTGCTCCGCCCGCGGCGGGAGGCGTTCGAGCACGGCCTCCTGCCCATCCCCAAGCTCATCTTCCCGGAGGGCACGCTGGCGCAGACCCTCGCGCAGCTCAAGGAGAAgctcgcggccgcggcgagccccGGCGGGCGCGTGGGCGCCGCGGCGCTGGCGGAGGCGCTGCAGATCCCTCAGGAGCAGGCGGCGCTCGCGCTCGGCACGCTCGCGGCCGTGCTCCCCGCCGAGGACCCCGCGCTCGGGGACGGCGCCGGGGACGCCGCGGGCGCGGACATCCGCGACGTGCTGCTCTTCCTCTACATCCAGTCCTACAAGCGCCTCGTCCCGCGGAGCGCGCACAAGGACTCGCCCGCCGTCGCGGACGTCTGGCCCTCCACCTCCGCGTTCGATGGGTACCTCTCCGCGCTCTCCCCGATCCAG CTTGTTCGCAGTAATAGCCGTCGTTTTATGCCTTCTCAAGCTGACGAGGAAATTCATCAGTTATCTTATCTGCAAAAGCATATGGCAAATATTCTTACTCTCTTGGCAGATTCTGTTGAGGGTGAGGGTGACGATTCTCTG GTTTTGACAATGGAGAGTTTTGAGCACCTTGGATTTCTAGTTCAATTCTCAGAAGGAACTTCCTTAAGCCAGGCTGCTACATTTTTTGCAAACTCGGATCCAGACATGCCTGCTGCTCCCGTCCCTGCTGCTCAGGTTCTTGATTGGATGTCACAGAATATAGCTTCTTCACTGGAAAATTCTGCTGAGAGGTCTGCAGTAAAGGAAAGCAACCAGCAAACTGTATCTGATCTTGATGTAACCATGGCTGAGGCCAATACAAGTCATGCGCGGAGCAGCACACCAAGTTCCAATCCTGCATACTACAGAAATGTAACTTTTGTGGAGGGCTTTTCAAAAACCTCTGTTGTCAAGCATGCATCTGATGTCAAAGGGAATTCAATAAAG GTTCTGAACTGCCATGATTCTGTTATCTACATATTAGCACCGGTGAAGTATGCTACTGTTTATGGTTGTTCTGATGCTACTATTGTTCTTGGTGCTGTTGGTAAG GTAGTAAAGGTGGAGCATTGTGAAAGAGTGCATATCATTGCAGCTGCAAAACGAATTTGTATTGCCAACTGTCGTGAGTGCATCTTCTACTTGGGAGTTAATCACCAACCTCTTATTTTGGGGGACAACCATAAATTACAA GTTGCCCCATTCAATACGTGCTACCCGCAGCTGCAGGATCATTTGATGCAAGTTGGTGTTGATCCTAGTGTCAACAAATGGGACCAACCTTTTGTGTTGGGAGTTATTGATCCACACGATTCATTATCCCATCCTGCTGGGGTGTCTGATGTTAAGGCTGAATCTGCTTCATGTCTGGATCCTGATCTATTTACAAACTTTTTG ATTCCTAGTTGGTTTGGGGATGAAAGGCAAGAGCCCACAAGCTGCAATCCTTTCCCATTGCCTGAAATTTATGGTGCATTCCAAAGTAAAAAG CGTTCTACTTTGGAAGATATTCAGAAGACGATTCGGGAGTTGCAGCTTGATGAGAATCGGAAAAGGGAATTTGCAACTGCCCTTCATGCACAGTTCAAGGATTGGTTATACG CTTCGGGCAATATCCGCCAGCTCTACTGTCTACAAGGTGATTAA